Genomic segment of Saccharomyces cerevisiae S288C chromosome XV, complete sequence:
GGGGTTTTAACCTTGGACCTCATTAATCTCACCCGATTATATATGGGTAAGAAACTCTCAGGAACTTTCGCCCCAGAATCGTTaatcatttcttctttagttATTGGCCGTCCCCAAGTTCTCGGATCATCACAAGTCCTTGATTCGATCCATTCAAAATACTCTATTGGCTTCAGTGCCTTGATCCAGTCAATATTTACTCCGCCGTAATTTTGCAAATCtttattgattttattttcttttactaaCTCAACAGTTCTctcattctttttgaaatacttAGATCGAACTTCTACCTCTTCAATATCAACAGGAATATGCTTTCTCTTCCTAGACCTACTTTCCTCTCTCATTATATACTGTGAAAGACGTTGTGCTTATACATTTTTTGTGTGCTCCCAATAAGCAACAGATTCAAAATGCTAAAGAGGTCCTTGCCTTCCTTCCTTTCTACTACATGTATATTCCCAAGTTAGGATAACTGCTTCACCAGCTGATTTTGATTTCTCGGCAACAAAACTAACAAATTAACCATGAGTTGTTTAATTGTTCCTGTTAGAGAAGAAAGGAGATCTACACAAACTAAGCTGGATAACGGCAAAAAAGAACATTGGAGAGAGATTTACTGCTCATACAAGTAACAATGTTTACTCGAAGGTTTATTCCAGTTGTTCAGTCAACTAAGCAAAACATCGGTAAATATGTGCGAAAAGATGCTAGGTTCACTTTATTAACATACAACATGCTCTCACCGTCATATATGTGGCCACAGGTATACACATACGTTGCAGAGCCATACAAAAACTGGAGTTATAGGCACAGACTGCTGGAGAAAGAACTTTTGAATACTTTCAAGGCTGATATTATGTGTCTCCAAGAAATGACCGCAAGAGATTATGAAGATTATTGGCACGATTCCATAGGGGTAGATGTCAATTATGGGTCCAAATTCATTTCCAAGACACCCCCAAAGTATTGGAAAAAACCGGTTAAAGATATGGACGGTGTATCTATTTTCTATAATCTTGCAAAATTTGACTTTATATCGTCATCAGGGATCTACTTAAACCAGCTACTGAATGTTTTCAATCAAAGGGAACTGAAATACTTATACAATAAGAAGGTAACATTAACCGATGGTGCTTCCAATGTTATTGGTGAAGACAGCTTATTGGATGTTTTAAAAGGCAAGAATCAGGTATGCTTATTCGTATCTCTAAGACATAAGGAGACGGGTACTATTTTTGTCGTTTTAAATACTCATTTGTATTGGAAATATGACGAAGTTAAGCTAACACAATGCATGATTATAATGAGAGAGTTATCAAAGATCATTAAGCAGCTCCTACCGGGAGATGTAAAAGGCCAAGAAAGGGTGAAGATTTTATTCACTGGTGATCTAAATTCTACAAGAGATTCGCTAGTTGTTAATTTTCTGCAAGGTCAGATAGTTAGCCATGGAGACCTTAATCTTATTAACCCAATGAGGCCGTATTTGGATCGTTGTGTCTATGACGATATACCAAAGGATTATTTTGTACATACGTGCTATTCAGGAAAATTGAAGGGCATCTTTGATTACGTATGGTACCATGATTCAGATTTTTTACTAACTAAGATCCTAACCGGTAATGAAGTATCAGACGAATTGCTAGCGTCTAATCAGTTGGGTTTACCCAATGAAAACCATCCTAGTGATCATATACCTCTACTAACAGAATTCAAAATACTGTGAGGCATTACTATCTTGCCTTTTTtgtgctttttttcttcattccttgttttattttatttgtaCCTCTCTTATAACCTTGTTATCATACTTTTTAttcatttcaaatattctttccaTTATTGCAGTATTCTTTAAGTAATATTCCGAACGTGTTCCATAATTTGGGTATGAATGTATTTATagaaatatataaaacgcatgatttttcttttttatatgtatattaTACTATTAGAACtatgtaaaaaaatgccAGCATGTATAGAGGAAGCTACAAGAGATAAGAAATAACTAGTAATAATATACAGTGTATCTCTAACAAAATTGATATTGTGTGAAAACTAATGAAACTATTTCTTGCTCTTTTCAGCTTGAGCTTTCTTGAATGCTATCGATCTTTTGGTAACCCTACCTGTAGCGGAtctttgtttcttcttttttagatGGGTGGAACCTTCGCCTTTCTTTGCTCTTAAACCTTCGATAGTTATCTCTTGGCCCAAAGTGGCTCTATCAGCCTTACCTAAAATCTTTTTAGCTCTACCTGCTCTGGTTCTTTGTGAATCTGTCAACCCATTTCTATCCAAGCCGGTCCCAATAGTAGTACCCTTCTTCATGTTCTTACATCTGGAAACACGCAATTTTCTTGCCTTTTTAGTTGGtttctttgtattttcgtcttcttgtttttgtgACTTCATAGGCTTTTCGTTCAATAAAAGTGCTTTGTTTACACTTTGTAAATCTTTAAATTGAACATAAGCAAATCCCTTACCCATATTTGTCTTTGAATCTCTGATAATACGGACATATTCAATATCGCCACATGGTTCAAAATGTTTCCAAAGACtttcttctatttcttcaaaatccaAGTTACCTACAAAGATTGAACGCTTCTTATCATGCGGAGCTGGATGAGCAACTGAATCAACTCTTAAGTGATGATCTTGGAAAACGACAGCATTCAAATTCGAGCAGATTTTTCTTACAGCAGACTTATTCTTATAGACGATGTAAGCGTTTATTGTATCCCTTGacttatgaaatttttgttggACAAACGCAACTTTTCTAGGAAGAGCTTCATCAAAGGAAATAGATCTGAATCTTATGCTTTCAATGGCAAATTCGTTATTGTCACTTTTCTTAGAactttcctcttctttttcattaccaGATTCCTCAGTTTCTGCTATCGGATTTGTAccaaaaagttttttgaattctttaTAAACCTTTTTAGATGTGATGACAGTACTTAAGATGTTACCAATGAAAACAGTTCTTTCTGCCTTTTCTAACTCgtc
This window contains:
- the NGL1 gene encoding RNA exonuclease (Putative endonuclease; has a domain similar to a magnesium-dependent endonuclease motif in mRNA deadenylase Ccr4p; the authentic, non-tagged protein is detected in highly purified mitochondria in high-throughput studies); translation: MFTRRFIPVVQSTKQNIGKYVRKDARFTLLTYNMLSPSYMWPQVYTYVAEPYKNWSYRHRLLEKELLNTFKADIMCLQEMTARDYEDYWHDSIGVDVNYGSKFISKTPPKYWKKPVKDMDGVSIFYNLAKFDFISSSGIYLNQLLNVFNQRELKYLYNKKVTLTDGASNVIGEDSLLDVLKGKNQVCLFVSLRHKETGTIFVVLNTHLYWKYDEVKLTQCMIIMRELSKIIKQLLPGDVKGQERVKILFTGDLNSTRDSLVVNFLQGQIVSHGDLNLINPMRPYLDRCVYDDIPKDYFVHTCYSGKLKGIFDYVWYHDSDFLLTKILTGNEVSDELLASNQLGLPNENHPSDHIPLLTEFKIL
- the NOP12 gene encoding rRNA-processing protein NOP12 (Nucleolar protein involved in pre-25S rRNA processing; also involved in biogenesis of large 60S ribosomal subunit; contains an RNA recognition motif (RRM); binds to Ebp2; similar to Nop13p and Nsr1p), encoding MSSAIDNLFGNIDEKKIESSVDKLFSSSCGPINKLEVKSKTRTVLPDSKKRERAAEADQEEKEASKPDVSDEQTEEVALPKVKKAKKSKRNDEDEDLEARYYAKLLNEEAEAEDDKPTVTKTDETSVPLTSAAKKVDFKEDELEKAERTVFIGNILSTVITSKKVYKEFKKLFGTNPIAETEESGNEKEEESSKKSDNNEFAIESIRFRSISFDEALPRKVAFVQQKFHKSRDTINAYIVYKNKSAVRKICSNLNAVVFQDHHLRVDSVAHPAPHDKKRSIFVGNLDFEEIEESLWKHFEPCGDIEYVRIIRDSKTNMGKGFAYVQFKDLQSVNKALLLNEKPMKSQKQEDENTKKPTKKARKLRVSRCKNMKKGTTIGTGLDRNGLTDSQRTRAGRAKKILGKADRATLGQEITIEGLRAKKGEGSTHLKKKKQRSATGRVTKRSIAFKKAQAEKSKK